A single genomic interval of Methyloceanibacter caenitepidi harbors:
- a CDS encoding DUF3775 domain-containing protein, producing the protein MAGLEISPTKVGFVIVKAREYDAKVGAWDDGDSSDHDADSILEDFADDSTVAELRSFIQDMNVDEQVSLVALAWIGRGSFAADELEDALETARAEHNKRTADYLLGMPLLSDYLEEGLSALGYSVEDAEDDAMGD; encoded by the coding sequence ATGGCAGGCTTGGAGATATCACCGACCAAGGTCGGCTTTGTCATCGTCAAGGCACGGGAATACGACGCGAAAGTCGGCGCCTGGGACGACGGCGACTCGTCTGACCACGACGCCGACTCCATCCTCGAGGATTTCGCGGACGACTCCACTGTCGCCGAATTGCGGAGCTTCATTCAGGATATGAACGTCGACGAGCAGGTCAGCCTGGTCGCGCTGGCCTGGATCGGCCGGGGCTCCTTTGCCGCCGACGAACTCGAGGACGCGTTGGAGACCGCCCGCGCGGAGCACAACAAGCGTACGGCCGATTACCTTTTGGGCATGCCGCTGCTCTCGGATTATCTCGAAGAGGGTCTCAGCGCCTTGGGTTATTCCGTCGAGGATGCCGAAGACGACGCAATGGGCGACTGA
- a CDS encoding NYN domain-containing protein has protein sequence MHFYPTERIALFIDGANLYAASKTLSFDIDYKRLLALFRSKGQLVRALYYTALAEDQEYSSIRPLIDWLDYNGYTMVTKPTKEFVDATGRRKVKGNMDIELAVDAMELAEHLDHLVIFSGDGDFRSLVESLQHKGKRVSVISSLSTNPPMVADELRRQADQFIDLADLQHEIGRTTSDRSQRRRLDNESEATEATEAYDPSDFVET, from the coding sequence ATGCACTTCTATCCGACGGAACGGATTGCTTTGTTTATCGACGGCGCGAATCTGTACGCCGCTTCAAAGACCCTTTCCTTCGATATCGACTACAAGCGGCTGCTGGCGCTATTCCGCTCCAAAGGACAGCTTGTGCGCGCGCTCTACTACACGGCCCTGGCCGAGGATCAGGAATATTCCTCGATACGTCCGCTGATCGATTGGCTCGACTACAACGGCTACACCATGGTGACGAAGCCGACCAAAGAGTTTGTCGACGCCACGGGGCGGCGCAAGGTCAAAGGCAATATGGACATCGAGCTCGCCGTCGATGCCATGGAGCTCGCCGAGCATTTGGATCACCTCGTGATTTTCTCGGGCGACGGTGACTTTCGCTCCCTGGTCGAGTCCCTGCAGCACAAAGGCAAGCGCGTCAGCGTGATATCGTCGCTCTCGACCAATCCACCCATGGTCGCGGACGAGCTGCGTCGGCAGGCGGATCAATTCATCGACCTGGCCGACCTGCAGCACGAGATTGGCCGCACGACCTCAGATCGCTCCCAGCGCCGCCGGCTGGACAACGAGTCGGAAGCCACGGAAGCCACGGAAGCCTACGACCCGTCCGATTTCGTCGAGACCTGA
- the rpoZ gene encoding DNA-directed RNA polymerase subunit omega, whose product MARVTVEDCVDKIENRFELVLLASHRARTISAGAQLTVPRDNDKNPVVALREIAEKKFTPDDLKEDFIHSMQKYVEVDEPEAEAVPALTQDARMPVLGQDDQSTDTQIDRMTEEELLRRMATQAPSDGSNAGPRAR is encoded by the coding sequence ATGGCTCGCGTCACCGTCGAGGACTGCGTCGACAAGATTGAAAACCGCTTCGAGCTCGTACTTCTGGCCAGCCACCGCGCCCGCACCATCTCGGCCGGTGCTCAGCTGACCGTGCCGCGCGACAATGACAAGAACCCCGTCGTTGCCCTGCGCGAGATCGCCGAAAAGAAGTTCACCCCGGACGACCTCAAGGAAGATTTTATCCACTCCATGCAGAAATACGTGGAAGTGGACGAGCCCGAGGCCGAAGCCGTTCCCGCTCTCACGCAGGATGCGCGTATGCCGGTTCTCGGTCAGGACGATCAGTCCACCGACACCCAGATCGACCGGATGACCGAAGAAGAGCTTCTGCGCCGCATGGCGACCCAGGCGCCTTCGGATGGCTCCAATGCGGGACCGCGCGCGCGTTAG
- the folK gene encoding 2-amino-4-hydroxy-6-hydroxymethyldihydropteridine diphosphokinase codes for MSQILVGMGANYPGPWGVPSDTLNRALRELDDKGVTLLRVSDFYETAAVGRAGQPPYVNAVALIETAMPPDALLRRLKQIERAAGRRGGSPWGPRSLDLDILDFKGRVQNWQGAAPRFSRAGPRPLVLPHPWIEKRPFVLRPLLDVAPHWRHPVTKESVSALWRRVAQGWEGQVLRVLAPETRLATSA; via the coding sequence ATGTCTCAGATACTGGTCGGAATGGGGGCGAACTATCCGGGGCCGTGGGGTGTGCCCTCCGACACGCTCAATCGGGCGCTGCGCGAACTTGACGACAAGGGCGTTACGCTCCTCAGGGTCTCGGACTTCTACGAGACGGCGGCTGTGGGCCGCGCGGGCCAGCCGCCTTATGTGAACGCGGTCGCGCTTATCGAGACGGCGATGCCTCCGGACGCTTTGCTGCGCCGGCTGAAACAGATCGAGCGGGCCGCCGGGCGTCGAGGCGGAAGTCCTTGGGGACCGCGGAGCCTCGACCTGGACATTCTGGACTTCAAGGGGCGCGTCCAGAACTGGCAGGGCGCCGCGCCGCGATTCTCCCGGGCCGGACCGCGCCCGTTGGTTTTGCCCCATCCCTGGATCGAAAAGCGCCCCTTTGTGCTCCGTCCGCTCCTGGATGTGGCGCCGCATTGGCGCCATCCGGTGACAAAGGAGTCGGTCTCGGCCCTGTGGCGGCGTGTCGCGCAAGGGTGGGAAGGGCAGGTTCTCAGGGTCCTGGCTCCCGAGACACGACTTGCCACGAGCGCCTGA
- the smpB gene encoding SsrA-binding protein SmpB, which produces MAPKRESGKLVAENRRARFNYEIEDTIEAGIVLTGSEVKSLRTGKANIAESYASNENGELYLINSRIDEYKGAARFGHEPTRHRKLLLHKKEMARLLEAIQRQGMALVPLRLYFNARGIAKLLLGLGRGKKVHDKRETEKARDWNRQKGRLLRDKG; this is translated from the coding sequence ATGGCGCCGAAACGCGAGAGCGGAAAGCTCGTCGCCGAGAACCGGCGGGCCCGCTTCAATTACGAAATCGAAGATACGATCGAAGCCGGCATAGTCCTTACCGGGTCGGAGGTGAAATCCCTGCGCACGGGCAAGGCCAATATCGCGGAGTCGTACGCGTCCAACGAGAACGGCGAGCTCTACCTGATCAACTCCCGTATCGATGAGTACAAGGGCGCTGCCCGGTTCGGCCACGAGCCCACGCGGCACCGCAAGCTACTTCTGCACAAGAAGGAGATGGCGCGGCTGCTTGAGGCTATTCAGCGCCAGGGCATGGCGCTCGTGCCGTTGCGCCTCTACTTCAACGCGCGGGGCATCGCCAAGCTTCTGCTGGGGCTCGGGCGCGGCAAGAAGGTGCACGACAAGCGCGAGACCGAGAAGGCGCGCGATTGGAACAGGCAAAAGGGCCGGCTATTGCGCGACAAGGGCTAA
- a CDS encoding peroxiredoxin, which yields MNERGPIQLTPGLPLPAVTLPATDGSHICLATLPGRSIVAVYPWTGRDGIPNPPGWDDIPGAHGSTPELEGFREMFELISHAGARLFAVSGQSTAFQREMALRLELPFPILSDAGGALRHALHLPTFEAGSETYLKRLTFVVLDGQVEHVFFPVADPEAHAAEIVDWLKSRG from the coding sequence GTGAACGAACGAGGACCGATCCAATTGACGCCGGGCCTGCCGCTTCCCGCGGTGACGCTGCCGGCGACGGACGGCTCTCACATCTGCCTCGCGACGCTGCCCGGACGCAGCATCGTCGCAGTCTATCCCTGGACCGGCCGGGACGGCATCCCCAACCCGCCGGGCTGGGACGACATCCCAGGCGCCCACGGCTCCACGCCGGAGCTAGAAGGGTTCCGCGAGATGTTTGAACTCATCTCTCATGCCGGCGCGCGCCTATTTGCGGTCAGCGGACAGAGCACGGCGTTTCAGCGCGAAATGGCGCTGCGTCTCGAACTGCCGTTTCCGATTCTGAGCGATGCGGGTGGCGCGTTGCGGCACGCGCTTCATTTACCCACTTTCGAAGCCGGTTCGGAGACCTATCTGAAACGACTCACCTTCGTAGTGTTGGACGGGCAGGTCGAGCATGTCTTTTTTCCCGTCGCGGACCCGGAAGCGCACGCGGCCGAAATCGTCGATTGGCTGAAATCGAGAGGGTAA
- a CDS encoding uracil-DNA glycosylase, with product MVPVNEIAEPKTDCALCERLVAFRHENAAAHPDWFNGAVPSFGPDTARLLIVGLAPGLKGANRTGRPFWGDFAGDLLYPTLLKTGLAQGEHDVLRPEALNLVDCMITNAVRCVPPQNKPTGSEIKCCRQFLEGRKAALPNLRALLAIGRVAHDSILTSFAVKKRDYPFAHGARHELPGGLLLFDTFHCSRLNTNTGRLTPEMFEQVVADAAASLRD from the coding sequence ATGGTGCCTGTCAACGAAATTGCCGAGCCAAAGACGGATTGCGCGTTGTGCGAACGCCTGGTCGCGTTCCGCCACGAGAATGCGGCGGCCCATCCGGACTGGTTCAACGGCGCGGTCCCGTCCTTCGGGCCGGATACCGCGCGGCTGCTCATCGTGGGCCTGGCACCCGGACTGAAAGGCGCAAACAGGACGGGGCGACCGTTTTGGGGCGACTTCGCCGGCGACCTTCTCTATCCCACCCTCCTGAAGACGGGCCTCGCCCAAGGCGAGCACGACGTCCTGAGACCCGAAGCGCTCAACCTCGTCGATTGCATGATCACCAACGCCGTGCGCTGCGTCCCGCCGCAAAACAAACCGACGGGCAGCGAGATCAAGTGCTGCCGCCAGTTTCTCGAAGGGCGGAAGGCGGCCCTGCCGAATTTGCGCGCGCTTTTGGCCATCGGTCGCGTTGCCCATGACAGCATCCTGACGAGCTTCGCAGTCAAAAAGCGGGATTATCCGTTCGCCCACGGGGCCCGGCATGAACTGCCCGGCGGCCTCCTTCTGTTCGACACGTTTCATTGCTCGCGCCTCAACACCAATACGGGACGGCTGACCCCGGAAATGTTCGAACAGGTCGTCGCGGATGCGGCAGCAAGTCTGAGAGACTGA
- the dapA gene encoding 4-hydroxy-tetrahydrodipicolinate synthase, which translates to MFQGSITALITPFKDGSVDEAAFRKLVEWQIDQGTHGLVPCGTTGESPTLDHDEHRRVIELCIEAAAGRVPVIAGTGSNSTAEAVELTRHAKAAGADGALVVTPYYNKPTQEGLYLHYEAVNAAADIPIVIYNIPGRSIVDMSVETMARLFKLKNIVGVKDATANLARVSQQRAAMGHEFIQLSGEDATALGFMAHGGVGCISVTSNIAPALCSEFQLACLAGNFKRALELQDRLMPLHEALFVESNPGPVKYAAEKLGVCGSATRLPLAPITDATRARVDAAIEAAGLKPI; encoded by the coding sequence ATGTTTCAGGGTTCGATTACGGCCCTCATCACGCCCTTCAAGGACGGTTCCGTGGACGAGGCCGCCTTCCGCAAACTTGTGGAGTGGCAGATCGACCAGGGCACGCACGGGCTCGTGCCGTGCGGAACGACCGGCGAATCGCCGACTCTCGATCATGACGAACACCGCCGCGTCATCGAGCTATGCATTGAGGCCGCGGCGGGCCGAGTGCCCGTGATCGCCGGAACCGGCTCCAACTCGACGGCCGAAGCCGTCGAACTGACGCGCCATGCCAAGGCGGCCGGCGCCGACGGCGCGCTGGTCGTGACGCCGTATTACAACAAGCCGACTCAAGAGGGCCTTTATTTGCACTACGAGGCCGTCAACGCGGCCGCTGACATCCCGATTGTCATCTACAACATCCCAGGCCGCAGCATCGTGGACATGTCGGTGGAGACCATGGCGCGGCTATTCAAGCTGAAGAACATCGTCGGGGTGAAGGACGCGACGGCCAATCTCGCGCGCGTCAGCCAGCAGCGGGCGGCCATGGGCCACGAGTTCATTCAGCTCTCCGGCGAAGACGCCACCGCGCTGGGCTTCATGGCGCACGGCGGGGTGGGGTGCATTTCGGTGACGTCCAATATCGCGCCTGCGCTCTGTTCCGAATTCCAGCTCGCTTGCCTTGCGGGAAACTTCAAGCGGGCTTTGGAGTTGCAGGACCGGCTTATGCCATTGCATGAAGCCTTGTTCGTGGAGTCGAACCCGGGACCGGTGAAGTATGCTGCCGAGAAGCTGGGCGTGTGCGGAAGCGCGACGCGCCTGCCGCTCGCGCCCATCACCGATGCGACGCGAGCCCGTGTCGACGCGGCCATCGAGGCCGCCGGCCTGAAGCCCATCTAG